From Oreochromis niloticus isolate F11D_XX linkage group LG14, O_niloticus_UMD_NMBU, whole genome shotgun sequence, one genomic window encodes:
- the sh2b2 gene encoding SH2B adapter protein 2: MNGAVLPGSPELSSSCPLPDWREFCELHARASAADFADKFQRFLSENPCYDSPGADASFSQHFAQHFLECFSAALTQARENQASSPGEDGSNAATKYSIVPFLGIQGCPLSYGHDLYQRRKDAGASSDSLDSMDSGGGGINGGGSGPTASRGPQTTHKVSALGQSRSSEDVSVSHPKARFKKGFSLRNMSLCVVDGVKEMWHRRASPEPDAPSGTRKANGGGGGEAAGGEKWSQKLRLPRGSQGHKAELLEIQREGALRYMVADDTNCMGAAQWQKCRLLLRKAKREEGERFLLEFYVPPKSSKPKVSIPLSAIVEVRTTMPLEMPDKDNTFVLKVENGGEYILETIDSLQKNSWVADIQDCIDPGDSGDDIELASCPHGQASKECSMVASCSCELLSEGVYRAPERSCATAAEHYSTSSVRCREPPFTQHPSHMPLERFLQSPEAQGSNSSAGGSEGSKDSDGDASLAGYPWFHGTLSRVRAAQLVLAGGARSHGLFVIRQSETRPGEYVLTFNFQGKAKHLRLSVNENGQCHVHHLWFHTVSDMLRHFHAHPIPLESGGSADITLRSYVQVQRSSNTDVTSPPVLTPSRDAMCRTDSAQPALHPPGIAAPTGPPSDAPLSSSTSSSPTALPSLSRSDPGTGGGVGGGLQSRSNSSERLLEASSGTSEDYHDADGTRRARAVENQYSFY; encoded by the exons ATGAACGGAGCGGTTTTGCCCGGTAGCCCCGAGCTCTCCTCCTCGTGCCCACTGCCCGACTGGCGAGAGTTCTGTGAGCTCCATGCTCGAGCCTCTGCTGCAGACTTCGCTGACAAGTTCCAGCGCTTTCTGTCGGAGAACCCCTGCTACGACTCGCCAGGCGCCGATGCCAGCTTCTCACAGCACTTTGCCCAACACTTCTTAGAGTGCTTCTCTGCAGCGCTGACCCAGGCCCGGGAGAACCAAGCATCCTCTCCGGGAGAGGACGGCTCCAACGCAGCGACAAAGTACAGCATCGTTCCTTTCCTGGGGATCCAGGGTTGCCCGCTGTCCTACGGTCACGACCTTTACCAGAGACGCAAGGACGCCGGGGCTTCGAGTGATTCCCTGGACAGTATGGACAGTGGAGGGGGAGGGATAAATGGGGGAGGCAGTGGCCCCACTGCCTCCAGGGGCCCTCAGACGACCCACAAGGTCTCTGCTCTCGGACAGTCCCGCAGTTCAGAGGACGTTTCAGTCAGTCACCCAAAGGCTCGATTCAAGAAGGGCTTCTCCCTGAGGAACATGAGCCTGTGTGTGGTGGATGGGGTGAAGGAGATGTGGCATAGACGGGCCTCCCCTGAACCCGATGCTCCCTCTGGGACCAGGAAGGCTaatgggggaggaggaggggaggctGCGGGTGGGGAGAAGTGGTCCCAAAAGCTTCGGCTTCCACGGGGTTCCCAGGGCCACAAGGCCGAGCTCCTGGAAATCCAAAGAGAGGGAGCACTGAGATACATGGTGGCCGATGACACAAACTGTATGGGTGCTGCACAGTGGCAGAAGTGCCGTCTGCTGCTGAGGAAGGCAAAGAGGGAGGAAGGGGAGAGGTTCCTGCTGGAGTTCTACGTACCACCCAAG tCCTCAAAGCCCAAAGTTAGCATCCCTTTATCAGCCATTGTGGAGGTGCGGACCACCATGCCACTGGAGATGCCTGACAAGGACAACACGTTTGTTCTTAAG GTGGAAAACGGGGGAGAATACATCCTGGAAACCATCGACTCTCTGCAGAAAAACTCGTGGGTTGCTGACATCCAGGACTGCATAGACCCCGG TGACAGCGGCGATGACATCGAGTTGGCGTCCTGTCCTCATGGTCAGGCCTCCAAAGAGTGCTCCATGGTGGCCTCTTGCAGCTGCGAGCTGCTTTCTGAGG gaGTGTACCGTGCTCCAGAGAGATCGTGCGCTACAGCAGCAGAGCATTACAGCACCTCCTCAGTCCGTTGCAGGGAACCTCCTTTCACCCAGCACCCATCTCACATGCCTTTAGAGCGCTTCCTCCAATCCCCAGAGGCCCAGGGCTCCAACTCCTCTGCAG GTGGCAGTGAAGGATCAAAAGACTCAGATGGAGATGCCAGTTTGGCAGGTTACCCGTGGTTCCATGGCACGCTGTCCCGCGTACGTGCAGCTCAGCTGGTACTTGCCGGTGGGGCGAGAAGCCACGGGCTGTTTGTGATTCGTCAAAGCGAGACGCGTCCGGGCGAGTACGTCCTCACCTTCAACTTCCAGGGCAAAGCCAAG CACTTGCGTCTGTCAGTTAATGAGAATGGGCAGTGCCACGTCCACCACCTCTGGTTCCACACCGTATCGGACATGCTGCGACACTTCCACGCCCACCCCATCCCCCTTGAATCTGGAGGCTCGGCTGACATCACATTACGCTCCTATGTACAAGTGCAGCGGAGCTCAAACACAG ATGTGACCTCGCCTCCAGTCCTTACTCCATCCAGGGATGCAATGTGCCGAACAGATTCAGCCCAGCCAGCTCTTCACCCTCCTGGAATCGCAGCACCTACGGGGCCTCCATCTGATGCCCCACTTTCCTCAAGCACCTCCTCCTCACCCACCGCCCTTCCCTCCCTCTCCCGCAGCGACCCAGGTACTGGAGGAGGAGTAGGTGGAGGCTTGCAGAGCCGGAGCAATAGCTCTGAACGCCTGCTGGAGGCCTCTAGTGGTACATCCGAGGACTATCATGATGCTGATGGGACTCGCAGGGCCCGAGCTGTGGAGAACCAGTACTCTTTCTACTAA